DNA from Triticum aestivum cultivar Chinese Spring chromosome 7D, IWGSC CS RefSeq v2.1, whole genome shotgun sequence:
ctccttccAGAAATAGAAGAGCGATGCATCCCTCCCGGGCCAAGGAAACTGGGGTGACGGCAACACGCTttccccatccatccatccatccacccgtCTCGCGGCCTCTGCTCCCCGCGCCTTCCAGCTCACACCTCACTCCCGCCACGCGCCGCCCCTACCCCCCCAATTCGAACCCACCTTGATTTCTCTCTCCCTCCCGCCGCCGAATCCTATATACACATCCCCATCTCCTCACTCCCATCTCAAGGCTCATCCACACAAACACCCAACCAACATCACCTCACTCACCAGTCACCACCATTGCCGCGCTGCAGAGCAGATCGACCCATCGGCACCGGCTAGACACCACCTCGTGCAACACCATGGACCAgtacagctacggcggcggcgacggcgaccagGCCGGCCAGGGCGGGTACGCGACGGTGacgtcggcgccgcccaagcggcCGGCGGGGCGGACCAAGTTCCGGGAGACGCGCCACCCGGTGTACCGCGGCGTGCGCCGGCGCGGCGCGGCCGGGCGGTGGGTCTGCGAGGTGCGCGAGCCCAACAAGAAGTCCCGCATCTGGCTCGGCACCTTCGCCAGCCCCgaggccgccgcccgcgcccacgaCGTCGCCGCGCTGGCCCTGCGCGGCCGCGCCGCCTGCCTCAACTTCGCCGACTCGGCCACGCTGCTCGCCGTCGACCCCGCCACGCTCCGCACCCCCGACGACATccgcgccgccgccatcgcgcTCGCCGAGACCGCCTGCCCCGCCGCGCCCGTGGCCGCCGAGGCGTCCGCGCCGGCGCCCGCGATGATGGCGATGATGCAAGAGCCCTCGGCGGTGGAGTATGACGACTACCCGATGCAGTACGGCGGCATTGGGGACTTCGACCAGCATTCGTACTACTACGACGGGTTGAGCGCCGGCGGCGGCGACTGGCAGAGCAGCTCGCACATGGACGGAGCCGACGACGACTCAAACTGCGGCGGTGGGTACGGCGCCGGCGAGGTCCCACTTTGGAGCTACTGATCGAGCTTCTCGATTGGGCCATTCTTCATCTCGATTGGCTTGCTCCGATGGGGCTGCTGTACAACATCAGCGTAGgataaagaagaagaagcagagttAGTCGGGAGCTTCAGTTctgaagtagtagtagtagtatttatgtGTTCGTAAAGCAGAGAGAGAACGGGAATGCAAATTGCATCAGCCTGTTTCCctccttattttttttcattttttgataATTCTTTTGTTGGCTGGAAATTTTGTAACATGTGTTGGAGTAGAGTAATAAGAGACGAACTCTGCTTTATTAATTAATAGTACTATATCTGAAATAAAAATTCGCCGAAGCTTCAATTTGTTGCAGCTGAGCTTTAGTCACTGCTAGATTTATCCTGAGAAGTAATTTCATCCAAACAGCACAAAAGATA
Protein-coding regions in this window:
- the LOC778407 gene encoding dehydration-responsive element-binding protein 1C produces the protein MDQYSYGGGDGDQAGQGGYATVTSAPPKRPAGRTKFRETRHPVYRGVRRRGAAGRWVCEVREPNKKSRIWLGTFASPEAAARAHDVAALALRGRAACLNFADSATLLAVDPATLRTPDDIRAAAIALAETACPAAPVAAEASAPAPAMMAMMQEPSAVEYDDYPMQYGGIGDFDQHSYYYDGLSAGGGDWQSSSHMDGADDDSNCGGGYGAGEVPLWSY